In a genomic window of Amphiprion ocellaris isolate individual 3 ecotype Okinawa chromosome 13, ASM2253959v1, whole genome shotgun sequence:
- the LOC129350413 gene encoding uncharacterized protein LOC129350413 encodes MYGDVLQRVKRVLPEFAALRSREQSNHTSTIVNGRHFSVNGRHFSVNGRHFSVTGRWPVRGSGASLERSGGLTEAAALLSNILATSETIRTLSNATTGGQQSHAASGTNTVESQLTTLFPSRGRIGAPQPSVGPLRTSVPRYQAQQSFSTWTSSTRRRRVRAHQHDDFNKDVILLPNPSWGIVCQQDTKVWLHKHGHILSAFEFQKVWDHQTVIQHIRGGFGECIPEDDRFREGLRTLGVLEKIQKHPDSFRPLFCYEPSTLTADQLDDLVAIRLSPEGSNKRVVEDVVIPCLLNSCQINIMQTKKM; translated from the exons TGTAAACGGAAGGCATTTCAGTGTAAACGGAAGGCATTTCAGTGTAAACGGAAGGCATTTCAGTGTAACCGGAAGGTGGCCCGTAAGAGGAAGTGGAGCGTCGTTGGAGCGCTCGGGTGGTCTAACAGAAGCTGCAGCGTTACTTAGCAACATTTTAGCAACGTCGGAGACAATTCGAACATTGTCTAATGCAACAACAGGCGGGCAACAGTCTCACGCTGCCTCAGGGACCAACACAGTGGAGAGTCAACTCACTACACTGTTCCCATCTCGCGGCCGCATCGGCGCGCCGCAGCCGTCTGTTGGCCCTTTACGGACCTCCGTGCCGCGTTATCAAGCTCAGCAGAGCTTCAGCACATGGACATCGAGCACACGGAGAAGAAG AGTCCGTGCACATCAGCATGACGATTTCAACAAAGATGTAATACTACTCCCAAATCCGTCATGGGGAATTGTGTgccaacaagacacaaaagttTGGCTGCACAAACATGGACATATCCTCAGTGCCTTTGAGTTCCAGAAGGTCTGGGACCACCAGACTGTCATACAACACATCAGGGGTGGATTTGGTGAGTGTATTCCAGAAGACGACAG attccgTGAAGGACTGAGAACTCTAGGGGTTCTGGAGAAAATCCAAAAACATCCAGACAGCTTTCGCCCCCTGTTCTGCTATGAGCCAAGCACGCTGACTGCTGACCAGCTGGATGATCTTGTCGCCATTCGTCTGTCACCAGAAGGGAGCAACAAGAGAGTTGTAGAGGACGTGGTGATTCCCTGCCTGCTGAATTCTTGCCAAATAAACataatgcagacaaaaaagatGTAG